The proteins below come from a single Chitinophaga pinensis DSM 2588 genomic window:
- a CDS encoding ABC transporter ATP-binding protein — translation MASHVINLQQVVKSYHDTVILDIPRLELDYGVYWLLGGNGAGKTTSMKVMAGLIPFQGDILLDGTISCNKQPVQYRRYVNYAEAEPLYPGFITGSDLVALYAKTKGQGFKDVQEMIDLLGLGSFIHRPVSGYSSGMLKKVSLLLAFTGRPKVILLDEPLITLDTQSLPLLYTLVETFHQQYGVTFCITSHQPVTAGSIQLQVQDKNIVKI, via the coding sequence ATGGCATCGCATGTTATTAATCTTCAACAAGTTGTAAAAAGCTATCACGACACTGTCATACTCGATATCCCCCGCCTGGAGCTGGATTATGGGGTATATTGGCTTTTAGGTGGCAATGGCGCCGGTAAAACAACTTCCATGAAGGTGATGGCAGGGTTGATTCCATTCCAGGGGGATATATTGTTGGACGGTACCATCAGTTGTAACAAACAACCTGTGCAATACCGCCGGTATGTGAATTACGCAGAGGCGGAGCCGTTGTATCCTGGATTTATTACTGGCAGCGACCTGGTGGCATTGTATGCGAAAACGAAAGGTCAGGGATTCAAAGATGTACAGGAAATGATTGATTTACTGGGACTTGGATCATTTATCCACAGGCCCGTGAGCGGCTATTCCAGCGGTATGTTGAAAAAGGTGTCTCTTCTGCTGGCGTTTACCGGACGTCCGAAAGTAATATTGCTGGATGAACCATTAATTACGCTTGATACACAATCACTTCCATTGTTATACACATTGGTGGAAACGTTTCACCAACAATATGGCGTCACCTTCTGTATTACTTCGCATCAGCCGGTAACGGCAGGATCTATCCAATTGCAGGTGCAGGACAAAAACATTGTGAAAATCTAA
- a CDS encoding YegJ family protein: MGFLSKFFGKRSKAVLEDQLPVVHIADDDERMNWAIEKANATLHYFQHSLLQPEPVQQYFSVKVLIDDGINREHLWLTSPSFDDEGNLYGVVGNKPVYVNSVSVNQKIGIDPRFISDWMIIEDGRLIGGYTIRAIREGKPIHEWQEFDRQVGLYIDEGIDYFVHDFSTPEGAILCLEDAYDEHDIEKAIACKNFVEEGRLLLMRMNDIYNGNDILQTTADILRTSFIKSLEKEGFPTFKGLRRAFPYRKKITEQLYLITQVYIFPSGEKARQQIYTFKGKDGWRVLNIAE, encoded by the coding sequence ATGGGTTTCTTATCAAAATTCTTTGGTAAACGTAGCAAAGCTGTTTTAGAGGACCAATTGCCGGTTGTACACATAGCCGATGATGATGAAAGGATGAACTGGGCCATTGAGAAGGCAAATGCCACTTTGCATTATTTCCAGCATAGTCTGTTGCAACCGGAACCGGTACAACAATATTTCTCCGTAAAAGTACTGATCGACGACGGCATCAACCGTGAACATCTCTGGTTAACCTCTCCCAGTTTTGACGATGAAGGAAACCTGTATGGCGTAGTGGGTAATAAACCCGTCTATGTTAATTCTGTGTCTGTTAACCAGAAGATCGGTATCGATCCACGTTTTATTTCCGACTGGATGATCATTGAAGATGGCCGCCTGATTGGCGGATACACTATCCGGGCTATCCGTGAAGGGAAACCGATACATGAATGGCAGGAGTTTGATCGTCAGGTAGGGCTTTATATTGATGAAGGAATTGATTACTTTGTACACGACTTTTCCACGCCAGAAGGCGCCATACTATGCCTGGAAGATGCTTATGACGAGCATGATATAGAAAAAGCGATTGCCTGTAAGAACTTTGTAGAGGAAGGGAGACTGTTACTGATGAGGATGAATGATATATACAATGGTAATGACATCCTGCAGACTACCGCCGACATTCTGCGTACATCTTTCATAAAAAGCCTGGAAAAGGAAGGATTTCCCACGTTTAAAGGACTTCGCCGTGCTTTTCCTTATCGTAAGAAGATTACGGAACAGCTGTATCTGATTACGCAGGTTTACATCTTTCCAAGTGGAGAAAAAGCCAGACAGCAGATCTATACTTTCAAAGGTAAGGATGGCTGGCGGGTATTAAATATTGCTGAATAA
- a CDS encoding Gfo/Idh/MocA family protein gives MMKMLSQTMLLLLAAITTFAQQKPLNVGVAGLTHDHVHLLMHQWKKGQVTIAGIAESDAQLIARYKKSYQLPDSLFYPDLATLLAHKHPDAVLAYNAVAEHINVVEVCAPKGISVMVEKPLAATVAQADRMAALARKHHIHLLTNYETTWYNTNQYVYDLVKKQDAVGPVRKMVVHDGHEGPREIGCSEDFLKWLTDPVKNGGGALMDFGCYGANLMTWMMDGKAPISVTAVARHIKPAVYPKVEDDATILLEYPEATGIIEASWNWPFSIKDWEVFGKSGYLHALNPNDLQQRKKSEYQPLKVPEATYTDNITYLAAVLNGSLKPDNDLSSLENNLIVVRILEAARTSVKEGRKVMLK, from the coding sequence ATGATGAAGATGCTAAGCCAAACTATGCTGCTCCTGCTGGCAGCCATCACAACTTTTGCACAGCAAAAACCATTGAACGTAGGCGTTGCCGGCCTTACACACGACCACGTGCATCTGCTGATGCACCAGTGGAAAAAAGGGCAGGTGACCATTGCCGGTATTGCCGAATCGGACGCTCAGCTGATCGCCCGTTATAAGAAAAGTTATCAGTTACCGGATTCACTTTTCTATCCTGATCTGGCCACATTGCTGGCGCATAAACATCCGGATGCCGTACTGGCTTATAATGCCGTGGCAGAGCATATTAATGTGGTAGAAGTCTGCGCGCCCAAAGGTATTTCCGTAATGGTGGAGAAACCGCTGGCGGCTACAGTCGCGCAGGCAGACCGTATGGCGGCACTGGCCAGAAAGCACCATATACATCTGTTGACCAATTATGAAACTACCTGGTACAATACGAACCAATATGTATATGACCTGGTGAAGAAACAGGATGCTGTTGGGCCGGTACGGAAAATGGTTGTACACGACGGTCATGAAGGACCGAGGGAAATCGGTTGTTCTGAAGACTTCCTGAAATGGCTGACCGACCCTGTGAAAAACGGCGGTGGCGCGCTGATGGACTTTGGTTGTTACGGCGCTAATCTGATGACCTGGATGATGGATGGCAAAGCGCCTATTTCAGTGACAGCCGTAGCGCGTCACATCAAACCTGCGGTATATCCGAAAGTAGAGGATGATGCTACTATTTTGTTGGAATATCCAGAGGCGACAGGTATCATCGAAGCCTCCTGGAACTGGCCTTTCAGTATTAAGGACTGGGAGGTATTTGGTAAGTCAGGCTACCTGCACGCACTGAATCCAAATGATCTGCAACAACGGAAAAAAAGTGAATATCAGCCGCTTAAAGTACCGGAAGCAACCTATACGGATAATATTACATATCTTGCAGCTGTATTGAATGGCTCCCTGAAGCCTGATAATGATCTTTCTTCGCTGGAAAATAACCTGATTGTCGTGCGCATACTGGAAGCAGCCCGCACTTCAGTGAAGGAAGGCAGGAAGGTCATGTTAAAGTAG